The Gemmatimonadales bacterium DNA window TGCACCTCGACGGCCGTGTTGATCGGGACGGTGATGGTGAAGTCCACGTCGCCTTCGCCGCGGCGCGGCTGGGTGCGCACGGAGACCCTGCTGCTCGAGGCCTCCACGTCGACCCGGGCGCCGTCGGCCTCGGCGACCACGTGGATCTGGGCGCGATTCCACGACTGGACCCGGACCGAGCCCGACACGCTGTTGAGCTCGAACCGCGCGCCGGATTGGACGGCGATCGTGGTATCCACGGACTGCGCGGCCAGTCCTCGCGCGGCGCCGGCGGCTGCGGCGATGGCCAGTACGGCAACGGTGCGTATCATGATCTCCCCTAGCTCGCCGCGGCCATGGTGGTGACCCGGCGGAGAACCTCGAGCTTGCGCCCCAGCGCCCGTTCGAGATGGCTGTTCAGGTACATGCTGTTCGGGTCCTGCGCGAGCGCGGCCTCCGCCTGGCGGACGGCGAGGTCGATGATGGCCAGGCTCTGCTGCACTGCGCGGACGGTCGCCGTGTCGAGCACCGACCGGCGCGCGTCGAGCGCGGCCTGCAGCTCGCGAATGGCGGCGTCGTAGGATTCGATTCCCTTGGCGGAGGCCAGGCCGGCGACCGGCTGCAGGGCCGCCGCGGGCGCGGCCGCGCCAACCGCCGCGGCGGTCCGGGCGCCCCGGGTGACGAGCAGCACCGAGCCGGCCGACACGGCCATCAGCACGACTGCCGCGGCCGCGAGCTGCGGGACCGAGAACGCCAGGCGGCGGCGCGGCGCGAGCGGCACGACCGTCGCCGATTCGCCCAGCCGCGCCGCGATACCGGGCCACAGGTCGCGCTCCGGCGGACGGTCGTCGAGCGCGCCAGCGTGCCGCTTGAGGCGCAGCAGGGCATCGTAGGCGTCGCGGCACTCGCCGCAGGCCACCAGGTGCGCCTGCGCCGCCGCGAGCGCCTCGCCCTCGACCTCGCCGTCCACCAGCGCCGACAGCTGCTCGCCCAGATGTGCGTCCATCGTCACCGCTCCAGTTGCGCGCGCAGCAGCATCCGCGCCCGGTGCAGCTGTGCCTTCGACGTACCTGCCGTGACCCCCATCATCGCAGCGATCTCCTCGTGCCTGAAGCCCTGCACGTCATGGAGCACGAACACCTCCCGCGCCCCCCGGGGCAGCTTCGCGATCGCCTTCTCGAGGTCCAGCGCCTCTCCGCCGCCGCCGGAGCGGGTCTGGTGCACCGACTCCACGTCCACCCAGTCCTCGGTGTAGCGCCGGCCGCTCGCCTCCGAGCGCCGCCAGTTGAGGATCGCGTTCACCGCCAGCCGGTGCAGCCAGGTGCTGAACGCCGCCTCGCCGCGGTACGTCCCCAGCCGCTCCCACGCCCGGACGAAGACGTCCTGCGTCAACTCGTCGGGGTCGCCGTCATCTCCCACCATCCGCCGCGCCAGCGAGTGGATGCGCGCGACGTGCAGGCGGTAGAGCCGCTCGAACGCCCTGTGGTCACCCGACGCGGCCAGTGCGACATCGGCCGCTTCGGACAGCCCTGGGCCAGCGGACCTATCGGGCGTCGGTGGACGGCTCACGCCATCCTCCGGGCGGCGCAACGCCCTTTCCATGTCACCCACTTGGACACACGGCCGGCGCCCGGGGTTGGAAACCCGCTCAGGGGTTGAACGCCGCAATCCCCTGCATCTGCTTGAGCTTGCGATGCAGGGTGGAGCGGTCGATCCCGAGTATCTCGGCCGCCCTCAGCTTGTTGCCGTGCGTGGTCTCGAGAACGCGCAGAATGTAGCGGCGCTCGACCTCGTGGAGCGGGAGCACCGGCTCCTGTTCCAGCAGGTCGGCGCCGGCGGCCGTCGGGGCCGTCCGGGTGACCTCGGGCGGCAGGTCCCGCAGGCCGATGCTCTGGCCGCTCCGCAACGCCAGCGCGCGGGCGAGCACGTTCTCCAGCTCGCGGATGTTGCCAGGCCAGGCGTACGCGGTGAGAGCGGCGACGGCCTCGGGGGCCAGCTCGGCCGAGGCCAGCTGGTAGCGGTCGGCCAGGCGCCCGACCAGCTGCTCGGCCAGCGCCGGAATGTCCACCGGCCGCTCCCGGAGCGGGGGGATCTGGATGTGCACGATGTTGAGCCGGTAGAACAGGTCCTCGCGCATCCGGCCGGCCGCGACCTCCTCGGCCGGCTCACGGTTGGTGGCGGCGATGACCCGCGCCGCGCTCTTGCGCGACGCAGTGTCGCCCAGGCGGCGAAACTCGCCGTCCTGCAGGAAACGGAGCAGCTTGGGCTGGGTCGCGAGCGGCACCTCGGCCACTTCGTCGAGGAACAACGTGCCGGCCGCGGCCACCTCCACCAGGCCCGCGTGATCCCGGTTGGCGTCGGTGAAGGCCCCCCGCTTGAACCCGAACAGCTCGGACTCGACCAGGTTGGGCGGCAGCGCCGCGCAGTTGAGGGCCACGAAGTTGTCCCGGCCGCTGGCGCCGTGTATGGCGCGTGCCACGACCTCCTTCCCGACGCCGGTCTCGCCGGTGATCAGGACCGGGGTCGCGCTCGGGGCCACCCGGATCGCAGTCTCGAAGATCTGCTGCATCTGCCGGGACACGCCGACGACGTCCGACGGCAATCCGACCCGGCGCCGCAGGCGCGCCAGCTCGCGCTTGGTCTGCGTGGCCTCGAGCGCCCGCCGCACCGTGATCTTCAGCTCGGGGAGCTTGATGGGCTTGGGGAGGTAGTGGTACGCGCCGGCGTGCAGCAGCTCGACGGCCGAGTCCACCGAAGCGAAGGCCGTCATCACGACGAACGGCACCTCCGGCCAACGCTGATTGACCAGGGCCAGCAGCGCGCGGCCGTCCATCCCGGGCATCATCAGGTCGGAGAGCACCACGTCGACGTCGCTGCTCTTCTCCAGCAGCTCGACCGCCGCGTCGCCGGAGCCGGCTTCGAACGTCGCCCAGCCGTCGGCTTGGAGAACGGCGACGAGGAGCTTGCGCTGGGCCTCGTCGTCCTCCACCACGAGTATGCGACCGGCTTCCGGCATCTGCGGCTCCGGCTGCGTAGGAGGTTGCTCCAGCAAGTGTGGCGAAAAACGACAATGGAGGCAATGCCTGGCCGGCTGTCAGCCGCGTACGAGCGAATCGGCTGAACCGGGTGCTCGCCAGCCGGAAGCGCCAGTGCCGGCCGCGTTCAGGCGGCCAGCGTGAGGAGCTCCGCGAAAGAGGCCAGGAAGTGGTCGGGCCGCTCGGCGGCGAGGACGGCCCGCTCGAAGGGGCCCCACAGGCAGGCGGCCGTGCGCGTGCCGGCGTCACGCCCTGCCGCGATGTCGTGCGGGGAATCGCCGACGAACAGCGCCGCGCCGGGTGTCTCGTCCAGGGCGGCCAGCGCGGCCGCGACCGGAGCGGGATCGGGTTTGCTCGCCTGGAGGTCGTCGGACGTCACCAGCGCGTCGAACAGCCCGCCGAATCCGCACCGGTCGAGCCCGAGCTGGACGCCGTGGCGGTTCTTGGAAGTGACGATGGCCAGCTTGGCGCCGGCCTGCTTGAGCGCGCGGACGGCCTCGGTCGCGCCGGGGAAGCCGCGAACCATGGCGTCGTGATGGGCCAGGTTCCACTCGCGGTACGTGGCGATCATCCGCTCCACCTCCTCGGAATCGTCGGTGAAGCGGCGGAACTGGACGCGGAGGGGCGTCCCGAGGCCGGCGATCCACTCGGCATCGGGCAGCGTATGGCCGCGGTGCACGCGCCAGGTGTGGTGGTAGGACTCGATGATCAGGCGGGTCGAGTCGATCAGCGTGCCGTCGAGGTCGAAGAGGATGGCCTTGAAGCGCATGGGCGGAAGATAGTGCCGCCCCAGACTCGCGTCTCGACGCCGGTCATCCGGTCGGGCATCTCGTGGCCAGCGCGATGGCCGCCACCAGCACCAGCCGCGGCGTTCCGTCGAGCGCGGGTGCGGCAGGGGGCAGGGCGGGGACGATGGCCTGCGCAACGGACGCCGCGAGGTGATCGTCGCGGTGCCCCTGCAGGAGCCTGCCGAGTCTCCGTTCCAGACCCACGGGAAGCTCGTACCGGAGTGCCGAGATGGCGAGCGCGACCGCGGCGGTGGCCGTGGCGTCGCGAGTCTCCTCCGTGCGGTGCGCCGCGTGGAGCAGCGCCTCGAGCGCACGGCGCCGGTTGGCGCCGGGAGCGTCTACGCCGTGCCGGGCTGCCGAGAGCATGAGTAGCTGGCCGCGCGCCTGGGACAGGACCGAGCCGAGGACGCACGCGAAGTCGACGGGAGTGGCGGGCAGAGTCTCGGACTCGAGCGCGCTGGTGGCGAGTCGCCCGAGCGCGATGGCGTCGGCGATGATCGCGCCGCTCGACGCCACGACGAACGGAAGGGGAATGCGGGAGCCGTTGGGCCATTCGAGGGCCAGCAGCAGTCCGACGGCAGGCGAAGCCTGGTCCGCCGCGAGGCCCGCCGCGATGAGTGGGCGCGCGGGCCTGGGTGGTGGCGCCGGTCCGAGGGTCGCGCGCCACCGATCGGCGGCCTCGAACGGCTCGATCAGTCGCCAGCTTTCGGCCTCGAGATCCGAGACGACGGGTGGCCTCCCGCCCACCCACCAGAGCGCTGCCAGCGGATCGGGTTCGACGCCCAGGAGACTCGGTCCGGCGTCCAGCTTGGCTCGCAGTGCGCGCAGCACGCCGGTGAGCTGGCGGAGACCTCCTGCCGGCAGCAGGTGGGCCAGCACCACGTCGGGGTGCAGGGCGCCGAGGCGGTCGACGCGGCCGATGCGCTGCATGACCCGGACC harbors:
- a CDS encoding zf-HC2 domain-containing protein, producing the protein MDAHLGEQLSALVDGEVEGEALAAAQAHLVACGECRDAYDALLRLKRHAGALDDRPPERDLWPGIAARLGESATVVPLAPRRRLAFSVPQLAAAAVVLMAVSAGSVLLVTRGARTAAAVGAAAPAAALQPVAGLASAKGIESYDAAIRELQAALDARRSVLDTATVRAVQQSLAIIDLAVRQAEAALAQDPNSMYLNSHLERALGRKLEVLRRVTTMAAAS
- a CDS encoding RNA polymerase sigma factor; the protein is MSRPPTPDRSAGPGLSEAADVALAASGDHRAFERLYRLHVARIHSLARRMVGDDGDPDELTQDVFVRAWERLGTYRGEAAFSTWLHRLAVNAILNWRRSEASGRRYTEDWVDVESVHQTRSGGGGEALDLEKAIAKLPRGAREVFVLHDVQGFRHEEIAAMMGVTAGTSKAQLHRARMLLRAQLER
- a CDS encoding HAD-IA family hydrolase, which encodes MRFKAILFDLDGTLIDSTRLIIESYHHTWRVHRGHTLPDAEWIAGLGTPLRVQFRRFTDDSEEVERMIATYREWNLAHHDAMVRGFPGATEAVRALKQAGAKLAIVTSKNRHGVQLGLDRCGFGGLFDALVTSDDLQASKPDPAPVAAALAALDETPGAALFVGDSPHDIAAGRDAGTRTAACLWGPFERAVLAAERPDHFLASFAELLTLAA
- a CDS encoding sigma-54 dependent transcriptional regulator — protein: MPEAGRILVVEDDEAQRKLLVAVLQADGWATFEAGSGDAAVELLEKSSDVDVVLSDLMMPGMDGRALLALVNQRWPEVPFVVMTAFASVDSAVELLHAGAYHYLPKPIKLPELKITVRRALEATQTKRELARLRRRVGLPSDVVGVSRQMQQIFETAIRVAPSATPVLITGETGVGKEVVARAIHGASGRDNFVALNCAALPPNLVESELFGFKRGAFTDANRDHAGLVEVAAAGTLFLDEVAEVPLATQPKLLRFLQDGEFRRLGDTASRKSAARVIAATNREPAEEVAAGRMREDLFYRLNIVHIQIPPLRERPVDIPALAEQLVGRLADRYQLASAELAPEAVAALTAYAWPGNIRELENVLARALALRSGQSIGLRDLPPEVTRTAPTAAGADLLEQEPVLPLHEVERRYILRVLETTHGNKLRAAEILGIDRSTLHRKLKQMQGIAAFNP